aaaAAATCGTCGAAactgtgattacgtaatatatggacagcccctatgCGAACCCTTCGCCGATTTTGTCCAGAGCCTTTACGATAGATAGTCGgcacaccaacccgactatagcgttctctcttgttttttatttatttttcaacatagaaatgtttaaaaatttgccACACATGTTTAAAAACTGTTTCCTTCATTTCTACATGAaaccatttttagaaaatttgaattttaacgGTATTACAACAAAAATGCTATAACGGCAGGTCGTAGTACGCAACAGCTATTACGTTTACCAGTAACGTAACAGCAATTGAAATTAAGTTGGCAGCACGATAAGATATTTTTGCACGGCTCTTTGAAaacttttgtaatatttttgatatttaccAAATAAGAGTAAAATAAGGCATGCTAAGAAGGATGAGCACTTACAGTGGTCAAAAACTGGCGACGGTGGTCAAGGAGCTGGAGAACTTTGCGCCGATAGCATGGGCAGAGAAGTGGGACAACGTGGGACTCCTAATCGAACCGCACCGGGAGAAACAAATCCAGAGAATTCTATTAACCAACGATTTAACCGAACCCGTGATGAGCGAGGCGCTGGCGAAGGATGTGCAGCTGATAATCAGCTATCATCCGCCGATCTTCAGGCCGCTGACAAGGATTACGAGGACGAACTGGAAGGAGCGCGTGGTGGCGGCCTGTTTGGCCAACGATGTTGCTCTATATTCGCCCCACACGGCGTGGGATAAGGCGTGCGGTGGTGTCAACGACTGGCTATCGCGGGCActatctaaaataattagcATTCGGCCCCTGGAACCGGAGTTGGGAGCTCCACCGGGCACCGGATCCGGCCGGTATATAGAAACAAAACTAGAGCTCTCCCAGGTGGTTGATTCCCTGCAGAGGCACATCGAAAACAGCGTCCACGTCGCCTTGGCTGTGGGCCACCAGCCCAAGACTATCATCCAATCCGTGGGCATTTGTGCCGGCTCTGGAGCGTCCCTGCTCAAAAATGTCCAAGCGGATCTCATCATCACCGGCGAAATGTCGCATCACGAACTTCTGGACTTCACCCACAATAACACCAGCGTGCTGCTCTGCAATCACAGCAATTCTGAAAGGGGCTTCCTCAAGGGCTTCTCTTCCAAACTGAGCGAATTACTGCAGGGAGCTTGCGAGGTTCTAGTTTCTGATGCGGACAAGGATCCTCTGGTCACCGTGGCGAAGGCCACAATTGAGGAACAAAACGTTTTTGTTGACTGCTACAAACAATAAACTAAAGCATTTAAACTGTTATAGATCAAATCTTAATGGTAAACCAATATCTTAtaaatcttataaaaaaaacctcagcttaaggaagtgcgagggagatggagatataaaactttgatcgcgcataactttttaatgaatggtccgatttttaaaattcttctacatttcaatagatatttataaacacaataaaactgcgttattacttttccgaaatctgtaaaggtgtgggcgccagacacctttaaaaatcgttttagggctactgtgggcgttagagggggcgtgaacttgcgctgcgtagcccgagtaacgggtataataatcaaaaaatgtcTTATTGCAACTTTTAGAGGATCTTCCTTATCTTGTCAGAAAAACTGAAACCAAGTCAATGAAAAAtgtccttttttttcattaacAATGCATTTTCTGGCATCCATAAAGATTACAAATAAACTGAAGGATTTCCTAACATCTACACTTGATCCAGCTTGAACTTTCCGCCCTTGCTGGCGGCGTCATTGCGATGGAGTTGGTATAAAAGCCGCTTCTCCAGATGCTTCACTGCGGCAACCGTCAGCACCAGCGTGTCGTGCTTAAGCATGGAGTACACGTTCAGGCCAAAGGTTGGCATCAGGTTGACATAGCCGAGATCATCGCTGGCCTGGCAAATATTAGCAGGGAACATGTGGTCTCTGGTTAGAGAAGAAGTCGGTTAAAACACGATTTATAAAGTTCCTCCAAGCAATACTCACTCATCTACGATCAAGACCGAGGGTCCCCAGTTCCGTTCGGCAATCAGATCCTTGAGAAACCCAGCATCCCCAGTGGGTATGTCCACATTCTCGATGATGTGCAGATCATCCTGGGCCAACTTAACGCTCAGCGTGGAGGTCAGGCCCAGAACGCGTTTATAGAAGGGCAGCATGTagaagtgggtggtgggcgaTCGGGGGCCGTGGACCACGCCGCCGCCCTTGAGCATGGGCGATCGCAGGGAACCGTGACGGGCACGACCTCCGCCCTTTTGGGGCCACGGCTTCCTTCCGCCACCGCGCACCTCCGCCCGGGTTTTCGTGTGCGCCATGCTTACATAACGATACTTGCGCTGCCACTCCACATTCTCCTGGATGATGTCCACCCGCGGCTGGGCGGCAAAGACATCCGGATGCAGTTCAATTAGTCCCACCTTCCGCTCCGCCACCGCATCCGTGTTCTCGATCCACGCCTGCCGGGCGGTGCTCCTGCTGACCGGCAGGTAATCCGTGTAATCTTGCGGCAGAATCAGGGGCGATTTTGTGGCCGGAGCAGCGGCCACCGGGGATTCGGTCACTACTGCATTGCCTTGGTGGCTGGTGCGGCTGAAGGTCCTGGCCACGGGATAAAGCACCTGCCGCGATGTATTTAGGATgcttttgaacattttttccactttaaccctgatttttcaacaaaaaatactgGTTTATATTCGCACAATCCTGTTTTCCAATATTGGAAAGGAATTGATGATCCTGACGGttagtttaattaataaataatattaaatattattggaaCAAAACACGGGGTGCGATATCGATATCAGGTGGCCCAATCAGAGAAAAACAGCTGTTGGCCTGTGGATGGGAAGTAAACGATAGATTGTCGCAGCGACTGTTATCGCTAGctaaaaaatagctaaatattccagaattaaaattttttaagtaaaaactTGAACTAGTATATGAGAAATTAAAGGTTTAGGGCTTAGAATTAAATGGTTTCAActatttgttaataaaaagatttttataattgtgGGAAAAAATACATGTATTAACTTTTGCAGCCCTCTCTTTTAAAGATACATATTCCCACCAAATGCTTTAAAATTGTTGAATTATAGCAATATATTGTGTcgtaagttttcaaaaaaaaattaacgaaAAACACAGAAAAGGTTATGTAAAAATTCACCATCtcaaaatcataaattttggATCTTGTTTGCTTTCAAACTATCTCGAACTGTTGTATTTGagatatgggcaattctctggggATGTTAACTAAGCCAAAAAGCGtgaaacttgaaaaatcaagaagggaagctagcttcggccagccgaagcttatatacccttgcagatcattcctattaattaacaaatcgcaaaaatgttcaattttctaatatttctcattaattttccggtcgttcctatggcagctatatgatatagtcgtccgattttgatcaaattaaaattgaaattcgaaaatatttaaaaagagtcatatcctagagtagaagataatgcaataaaatccaaagaagctaaaatttattttctattacttttccattaattttccgatcgttcctatggcagctatatgatatagtagtccgattttttaaataattaattcgaaattcagatatatttaaaaaataacatccccaaaagtagaaggtaatattttaaaaaacaccgaagctagaattttttaaagttttttttttccgattgtttctatgggagctataagatatagttgtccgatccggtcggctccgacatatatactacctgcaatagaaagaagacttttgggaaagtttcatcccgatagctcaaaaactgagagactagtttgcgtagaaacagacagacggacagacggacggacagacggacagacgcacagtggcgccttttgacttttttttggtaataaatcataacttttgaaccagtgaagataattgaattttgtaaacggcaaatgatagataattgatccacctttcaaattattgcttgagacagggagtgggcgtggcagagtcgtacttacaaatcggcaaagtcagaatttaaaaacaaatccatttttttccgacaaaaaaaactttttttaaaaagtttttgttttttttagtttcttttttcatgttgtaatttttaaaacttattaaaaaaaaataaataaaaaattggaatttttaaaaaaaattttttttttttttaaaaattacgttttgtttattttatttttttatgttttaatttttaaaaactaaaaaaacaaaaaaaaaaaattaaagtttttttttaaaaataaaaatttttatatttcatgttttttgaaataatggtcacaatttggtaaacttggtaaatccaatagacttaacatttctggactataattacaagattctaactctgtgacaaggttgtgattccatgaccctagaatacagtttggattcgcacatactaaattcaatgcttaggcagcgtaagttgttttgagctggcaaaagtggctattttcgtttctgaataacatttaaacgtgattttttacagtaacatgatatataccaaaatttaaggaatctcaagggctatacagtttaaagttttaaagaaaatcgttagagctgttttcgagaaaaataaaaaaaactaaacaaaaaaatttaaaaaaaaattgttttgtgcatatctttttcaatattacatttacacaaactaCATTTAGGAGGCgcttaaagcttttttaaaaacctttcaaacgagatacagcacaagtctgttgcttctgtagtttagaagttacggctttccgtattttagctatttatagctgttttcccgctaaactagcgagtttttccgaaagtggtagaactaaaatttcttatatcgagctgttgaacatcatataaaattttcaggactttaaaaccatgttttggacaaatctttcacaaggttgcgccatatgcaatttctgggaccatgacttttttcccttttttggctcttaaaaccgcggacgcaggcggacgcagctacaactttcgtaatatcaagaagaaagtccaaataacgttttacggaagtataaaaaaaatagtattaaatagtttttttttattttccatcaaagttgaaaaatatggaaaaaatggacgtttcgcaaataactcataactaagagatgcgcatggcaaactgcaatatgttttactttttttactcttaactaacacaccaatccgtggaaaaaagaagcaaagcgattcgatacctagtttttaagaaaaaccccccggaagtgcgaaaaattacctaaaaacggtgtgttttttttaagtgaaaaattgttcaactttgaaaattcatatcttttacaaaaattttttgatttgaaaaagggttacatatttgtaatagtggatcaattatctgtcgattggtatgggtcacaactttctaggacaaagtcgaaaaagtgatttattgcacgttttttggcccaaggcgccactgtgagacggtcagacggacatggctagatcgactcgtcttgtgatgctgatcaagaatatatatactttatggggtcggaaacgtctccttcactgcgttgcaaacttctgactgaaatcataataccctctgcaagggtataaacatatttctatatgATTTTGCACTGATATTTGATTCGAGTTAGATGGATCCTCAACTAAGCTAAGTAATTTGAGTAACCTTGGATAATTTTCCAGGACAACCCTgttaaatggacaaaaaaagaaaaaccacctaaataagggaaaacactgtcgcgtgcgacatgtagcgtgtgacagtcacttcgatgccaataaaaaattaacctctcaatattttgtagtcaaaccaaatacattttaaaaaagaaagaacaaggaacactatgaaattaactgcaataaaatattccttCACGTTTCGTTACAGGAAGCAGGAAGTCAAAAAAGTCACTTCTATTGGTGTCGCTTGCGAAagccttggttttttttatatatcttaaaaacgaaaaatgtcCCAAAGTCAGCCCTAGCACATATTTTAGTGCTAATCAAGACCTTTAATTTGAGCCTAgtgccaaaagaaaagaagtacTGGAACGTCGCGTGCGACAGCAGATAATTGCCCTAATATAACTCTTCTAGTAAACGAACGACATgtaattatgatttatttatttactgtgAACAAACTGTACTAAGTATGTATATAAAGTAGTGATTTAAGTCCGTAACCTTGAGATTCTGGTTTTCTTTCAATTTCAGGGAGCCATTTGCAATGTATGTCACTACCTGCTTTCCGGTATTCCACGAGATCCGTATCTTAATACATTGTTAATGAATCTCTCTTTCCCTACCTAGGATATTTTCTTGGAAAAATAACATGCAGGTAAGGAGAGTCTCTTAAGGTGGTCAAAAAGGTATAAATAGCCAGACCCGATAGAAACAATGTCAGTTGCAATAATACCCTCAAAGATTGTTCATATACGTGCATTCGTGTTTCGAAATTGCCAGAGAGCTAAACACACtttacaaaaatgaaattctttgtaagtcctttaaaattttcaatccttgtatttttaactaatttcaatttcgattgttttttagattttatgtCTGGTTGTTCTGATTGCCATAGCGTCGGCGCGTCCCCAATTTCCATTCGGAGGATTCGGAGGATttgaacagcaacagcagcaacaggactTAGGTGGTTTCGGTGGATTCGGtggacagcaacagcaggaaGGTTTCGGATATGGTGGCGGATTTggtcagcaacagcaacagcaaggtTTCGGTGGTCCCGGCTCCTttgggcagcaacaacagcaggaaGAATTTAGAAGTGGTGGCTTTTTCGgttaattacaaattagaaCATAGATATCACTGTTAAGGAGgccgaaaaaatattaaaatacctaTTCAAAACTTGAGTCAAACctgttattattaattcacatttttattttatttaaataaatttagcatatattttaattgcctACTTTAAGTACTTATGATTGagaattttctcaaaaatatttatgttttcgtTGAAACTCTCAATCATAATTACCGCACAATTTTATAGAACCCATTAGCACTGGCACATGGGCAGTATTTGATCTCCTGCTCCTCGACCTTTTGGCGGCAAGCTATTACGGAACTTGCCCGCGATGTAGCATACCAATCCGAAGTATCCTGTTCTGGTGTTTGGGGATTATTATGGCAGTATATTTTTCTCTGAACTTCGGCGCAACTGCAACTTTCTTTTTGGAAACGGAAACTGGAGTCATACAGGACTTTAACCTCTCCATCGTCGATATCATCGGGGGCACATGGACAGCGGAATGGAACTTGAGGTCTAGGCATAGGTATCTCTTCATCACTACatggacattttatttccaAGGGAACCTCCTCTGATTTCCGATTATACTCTTTTGGAGTTTCGGATTTCCTGCACCAACTGAAAAATCCACTACGCTTCGATGGTGGTTTACTTGCATCttttgatttttcatttttaattttctcatctTGGGGACGTTTTtcggattttttaaaacagagAAAATCACTTGGTTTGTTTAAAGATGATCTCTCTTTTGGTCTCGGCTTTTCCTGGGGATCTTTTTCTTGGGgaactttttcctttcttttgaAACAGCTAAATCCACTCGATTTAGATTGGGTCTTTTCTTTAGGTTTCTGCTTTTCTTGGGGAAACCCACTCGACTTTGATTCAGTTTTCTCTTTTGGCTTAGATTTTtcttttgtatgtttttcctttttttttaaacagatAAGTCCACTTGATTTTGATTCGGTTTTCTCTTTTGGATTTTCCTCATtagatttttcttttttattaggCTGAGGCTGGCTCTGTCCTTCAGGGCTTGATTTACTCTCCTCTTTCGGGGATTTTGTACAACAACCAAGGAAAGAGACTTttgatttagtttttttcGGATCTTCGTACTCTaaaatttcttctattttGCAATCGCAAGGGGTATCGGTATCATATTCTTGAGGTTTTATTTCACAACTGCAGTCAGAGGAGCATTTTTTCGACAGGACCTTATCTTCGATGTGACCAATGAAAGGACAGTCTTCAACACATTTCCGAAgcttttctttctctttgaatttttcaaaattatccAAAATATGCTTGTCATAGCTATTGAAAATTGGGTCTGTCACAAGGGGATTATGTCGGTTTTTCACAAAAATTGGTGCTTCCTTCCCAGGACTTATGCAGATGGTTCTAACTAAGTTTTCGACGGATTTATTCTTTATTTCTGCTTCAATTTTAGGGGGATTGCAGTATTTATTAATTGCCCGACGATCTCTTTCAAGGGGTACATAACGCTTGCATGTGTTGCAGGACTTTGTTGTAATCTGATTATCATCGTATATATCTGCTTTTCCACTGCTTTGGcgacttgtatttttttctttatttttgcattttcgcAGATCTGTGAAGAGAACTCGATAACGATTAGGACAATCCATAGAGCAGAGATCATCAGTATCGTAGCCCATGTCACATGGATTTCGTCCTTGAGCCATTTTATATTTGTctttttttgatgttttagTTTTGGAACAGTCTTTATCACAAGTATCAGCCGTATATTCATATTCCTTTTGagtcctttttttatttattttatcggGACAACCTGGGTTCTCACATACTTCTTTTTCATATCGGGTCTCTCTATAATTGTTTTTAGGGCTAACATTTCTTTTTTGGCATTCCGAATTTCCGCATACTTTAATCCTATTACCCAACTGTTGTTCACCATTGTTTATATCATTGTTATATCGATAACGTTGGTGAATATAACCATCTGTACGATATAAGTCTGGATCTTCTTCACATTGTATGTCATTATTTTCTAGATTCCGTTCTGGACAGTTGGGATCAGCGCATATAGTATTAGGAATTTTCTTATGTTTTTTGTCGCTGTTTGATGAACGTCTTTGAGATCTGACTTTATAAGAGTCTTGTGCGGCATATCCATTTTCACCCTGTTTCCtatgcatattttttttatcaggaCATTTTGTATTTGCGCACAATTGCTTTCCGTAATTTCTTTCAGAATCACGATCGACGTTAGTTGGATACTTATTTCGATCCTCGATTGCTCTTTTTTTAGCCGGACATTCTGAGTTCTGAGGAGCTCTTTCATATCTTTGAGTTTTCCTTATAATTTCTTCGTGGTTCGGCGAATCcttgtaaaaatgttttttcttggCGAGCCTTTTTAATCTATCTGGGCATTTTGGATTTTCACAGAACTctgatttattatttgctaTTTTATTTGGGTTATTAACATGGGATCCTCGATTTTGACAATCTTCTAAGCATGAATTTTGAGAATACCCATCCTCTTGGTTTACTTTTACGTTTATTTGCCTTTCCGATCTTGTTCTTAAAGAACTATTTGCATTAATTGGTTTTCTATATGTTGGGTTTTTATCAGGACAATTTGGATTTTCACAAAAATAGTAATCATAATCATTATTAtcatcttttttttgtttttcacatCTTTTTGTAATTCGTGGAGCCCCTCGACTTCTATCATCTTGACGGGAGGACTTTAGCCTTGTCGGACAATTTAGTGAcatattttctgttttataagATTCATTAAACTTTTGATTTCTGAGATCAGTAAAATACATTTGATTTTCTGAATAATTACAACTTTCTACTGCTCCACTTTGAACAATTTGTTCAGGACATTCGCGAAGTTCTTGTATATATAATTCTTGTTCGTTCTGATTTTTATTCGAACTTTTGTAAAGCGGTTCTGTTTGTGGGCTGTTGGGATTAGTTTGTCTCCTTTCACTCCGAGTTGAAACATTTTTAGGACAATATGGATTTTCGAAAAAGTCTCTAGAATTATAAGCGGTTCCACCTTTCTGGAAAGGAATTTCTCTCTCCTTTTCAACACAATAGCAATCAATCTTGCCCTTTGTTAGTTCACTTTCGTTTGGATAATATTGAGTTCTATTTGACATGGGATAAATAGGATTCTCCCACGATCTGGAATATGGCATGGTTTCTCGGCAAGTGGAATTAACACATACTTCTGTAGGATCCTGATAATTTCTGGATTTATCTTCGAATGTGACGACAACAGAACGATTGTTTTGATAAGGGCAATACTCGGGTCCTTTACATGATCCTGAATTTATTGATTGTGCATAAAGACATTCAGGATTACACTTGGATATGTCAATTTCCGTTGGATAGGATTGATGGATTGGACTATTATGCgatgttgaattttttaaatcatacgGGCAACAGGAATTGTCACATATTGGTAAGGGTTTTTGCCCATTGCTTTCATTGTTAGGGATATATAGATGTGCATCTTGAAAGGTTACTGGCCCTCGATTTTTTAGACCATCGTCTGCATTGTACAAACTTTGATATGGGCAATACTCTGGACCTCTGCATATTTCCTTTGGATATTGCCTTTCTGAATTTGTTGTGCCCTTTGAACATTGGCTATAAGCTGAATCTGTCATTGGCTTCCTTGCCATAGGATTCTGTTGGAAAACTTCGATTTGAGGATGGTTCGTACTGCATAGACCCACTGGTTTAATTGATTGATTTAAACTTTGATTGTCATAATCCCTCATGGTTTGTCTTTGTGATTCATTTGCAATACCAATGGTTTCGCTAAAGGGTTCCTGGTTTCGATACGGTTGACGGTTACGTTCGCTTATTTCTTGAGGGTAATCATATTCCGTTCTTCTAGACATTTCCTCATTCTCGTTGTTTCGATACGGTTGATATTTTCGTTCGTTTATTTCTTGAGGGTAATCATATTCCGTTCTTCTAGATATTCCCTCATACTCGTTGTTTTGATAAGGTTCACTTTTTCTGTCGTTTATTTCTTTGGGGTATTCATATTCTGTTCTTCTTGATGTTCcttcatttttatattgtaCTTCAAGATTGGCTGGACTGCATGCGTTATCAAAAGAATAATTTTCAGGAATTGCTTCCCTTTGAACAGGGTTGTTTCGATACGGCTCACTTTTTTGTTCACCTAATTCTTTGGGGTAATTATATTCAGTTCTTCTGGATATTCGCTCACTTTTATATGGAGGACTAGATCCGTtcttaaaacaataattttcagGTATTGCTTCCCTTTGAATAGTGTTGTTTCGATACGGTTCAATCTTTCGTTCGTTGTTTTGATAAATGTTTGCTGATGGTTCAACTCGATTTGGACTTGCTTGTTTATTTAAGGAACGTGAAAAATCTTCTACATGAGCTGGACTTAGacctttattataaaatt
The genomic region above belongs to Drosophila takahashii strain IR98-3 E-12201 chromosome 2L, DtakHiC1v2, whole genome shotgun sequence and contains:
- the LOC108068698 gene encoding uncharacterized protein isoform X2, whose translation is MSGLTRRRRTAQQILLRRALSKSVGRDQVSTELVPNQGGIVVAPSLIGNAQQINRIPERSSSRAVRKLHRILAANPFRHLTERETAGKFPGCQLQKKDSRSWRKLKPKDKPTLSGHSLKPNEHSRGSTRSRHSSSTYPSTWQLNISKSKEEPKDNPNGSLEEIINCSILNRTPYDHKLNTPLKSDNSCQCTIGKKARRRGRKNKVEIRKRNTLEERNFQKCGVFKRLKERVYSGEEFNQQRRICKKPSKTNGNPKSIFECSKSCPYKNYGGYSPSETDIEMDVDGNPKLQSQSDYLNKIERISKPPSNVDNKWNLKLPSNTEIKEYMARGARGNRIDHKIKYIPQGRIMNRKISNCYCTKGKRNISQSRNFSPQVTVTKRRGLDNRNVSNDSMEVTSVNVHEVRASYGRNGDKILSQTSLLSSEHFVQHINNVESEDNLSQVELKTSMVSQNNAKSYEVHESNSFYTNEYKTGENPYRNGESSNDSDNPKTRTVTNYNKTEKRSYNVGKLQSPEYRQVGKRRSAFSTKETPRGFVKKKSGENAGQIKNSCPICVEAITQTSELLITYRKSPAIPYNAKQPKQTHDSKGQKNIVRSNIKAPNSSKSAKTNVRTQQPQLMQKEPSKPVKNKSQQSKPNALNLMQSNSLIIESRDEQVSLVQSSSVEIETLQESYHVSHIGTPNKEYIRQAKSGKSNSQTPQPRQMKRKPSESSNQPNQVRSKPNQSKPKGLSPKQSSSLIIESHKEQYHLVQSSSTELRPTEITAPKTKKVIRTRKRKRSRCCSCCSRCSTRKRSGKKPIPSEKTKSQVCENCQCKKSATKVKKEISKLSTSNDNCDVREILGMLQKTVAGLEKQINIRNGFETPQNTKFNDQALLNDIQNKKGIDIRTPYFPYQHENSNSERRKLDHPMGTFQNQLPDSKTSLANVETPTNLYPNNVYSGRRFGFDGGNSSDIYKTNSQIYFTGRHPVNNEASPNSVEISAHTYPNNKIQRNAMPEYEFYNKGLSPAHVEDFSRSLNKQASPNRVEPSANIYQNNERKIEPYRNNTIQREAIPENYCFKNGSSPPYKSERISRRTEYNYPKELGEQKSEPYRNNPVQREAIPENYSFDNACSPANLEVQYKNEGTSRRTEYEYPKEINDRKSEPYQNNEYEGISRRTEYDYPQEINERKYQPYRNNENEEMSRRTEYDYPQEISERNRQPYRNQEPFSETIGIANESQRQTMRDYDNQSLNQSIKPVGLCSTNHPQIEVFQQNPMARKPMTDSAYSQCSKGTTNSERQYPKEICRGPEYCPYQSLYNADDGLKNRGPVTFQDAHLYIPNNESNGQKPLPICDNSCCPYDLKNSTSHNSPIHQSYPTEIDISKCNPECLYAQSINSGSCKGPEYCPYQNNRSVVVTFEDKSRNYQDPTEVCVNSTCRETMPYSRSWENPIYPMSNRTQYYPNESELTKGKIDCYCVEKEREIPFQKGGTAYNSRDFFENPYCPKNVSTRSERRQTNPNSPQTEPLYKSSNKNQNEQELYIQELRECPEQIVQSGAVESCNYSENQMYFTDLRNQKFNESYKTENMSLNCPTRLKSSRQDDRSRGAPRITKRCEKQKKDDNNDYDYYFCENPNCPDKNPTYRKPINANSSLRTRSERQINVKVNQEDGYSQNSCLEDCQNRGSHVNNPNKIANNKSEFCENPKCPDRLKRLAKKKHFYKDSPNHEEIIRKTQRYERAPQNSECPAKKRAIEDRNKYPTNVDRDSERNYGKQLCANTKCPDKKNMHRKQGENGYAAQDSYKVRSQRRSSNSDKKHKKIPNTICADPNCPERNLENNDIQCEEDPDLYRTDGYIHQRYRYNNDINNGEQQLGNRIKVCGNSECQKRNVSPKNNYRETRYEKEVCENPGCPDKINKKRTQKEYEYTADTCDKDCSKTKTSKKDKYKMAQGRNPCDMGYDTDDLCSMDCPNRYRVLFTDLRKCKNKEKNTSRQSSGKADIYDDNQITTKSCNTCKRYVPLERDRRAINKYCNPPKIEAEIKNKSVENLVRTICISPGKEAPIFVKNRHNPLVTDPIFNSYDKHILDNFEKFKEKEKLRKCVEDCPFIGHIEDKVLSKKCSSDCSCEIKPQEYDTDTPCDCKIEEILEYEDPKKTKSKVSFLGCCTKSPKEESKSSPEGQSQPQPNKKEKSNEENPKEKTESKSSGLICLKKKEKHTKEKSKPKEKTESKSSGFPQEKQKPKEKTQSKSSGFSCFKRKEKVPQEKDPQEKPRPKERSSLNKPSDFLCFKKSEKRPQDEKIKNEKSKDASKPPSKRSGFFSWCRKSETPKEYNRKSEEVPLEIKCPCSDEEIPMPRPQVPFRCPCAPDDIDDGEVKVLYDSSFRFQKESCSCAEVQRKIYCHNNPQTPEQDTSDWYATSRASSVIACRQKVEEQEIKYCPCASANGFYKIVR